From Anopheles funestus chromosome 3RL, idAnoFuneDA-416_04, whole genome shotgun sequence, a single genomic window includes:
- the LOC125771513 gene encoding protein artichoke-like, with translation MGLRDALLTVLIVAIVASTIQPSAGATVPLTLKCMFNDPDCIITRASVRISDAGQMPTYQLKMDGYDGQTRVVVSFPDSVLEYIPGSVFATLPNITTIRLMETQTRILDENAFQGLDSVLGITIINNPLKGLPKNIFRGLDKLTTLRLDGLGLTAVAPEWFRDLGQLSSLMLTKNRVRTLEATVFQHCPKLVSLELSINAIESLPATVFDTLSAIESINLADNRLTEVHENLFANNGELRAVNLNNNSLTYISPLLLRNLTNLEELHLRWNRIEDFQLLLFPSIEPFALDLRNNVLVYFDRTMLTVLENLHSIWLSGNRITGIAPDTFHGAVNTTVIELDDNYLEELPVELLAGLTHLQTFAASSNKIKTVPEELFLENLEVEQIRLDNNFIETLPGKFLAELPLLDVLLLDRNNLVELQEDAFVDCPVLRVLRLEHNQLNTVPVRTFAKQQQSLQILDVKGNHLTSVEFVKGLQQLNRLDLQGNQLTELPGGTFEGTPDITDLQLAHNSLYRLTNETFTGLNKLRVLNVSHNLIQSIDVDTFEGMADLYELYLHDNKLKSLPEDVFKALPSLTTLTLENNELEAISATLLQRLSGLAELRLSNNPIANVEEQFLRRNSYLRQVSLNGIRLQRISPNLIPRPMMLRLLSLERCSIVEIDPEAYPLFGSIFPLVLNLRGNELTLLPKGIFRIANMLTVLDLSLNRLTELNQDAFTKENSLLELSLEGNRIQRLRTGEFLKFPTLKVLNLSNNSIESIPDGTFEGLENLKVLDLGYNKLTQLPTTIFVNLINLQTISLNALGVQTLDRDLFIYQPNLQQLFLQDNQLRELGADLFRKNSHLKQLNVANNTLASFELQNYKQLNESLRTLDVSDNQIETFIVTEALEELRAARNKIEHFLSMADEEPTLVNVDLSSNRLSSIEYMGNFKHLQSLDVSNNPLDELDFTHLGSFFNLTHFNASSLGLASIDLQTHGMLLPTLTSLDLSNNGVESVSVEFLNSFPRLIKLYLQNNPLQGYDYSFFFEALPSLTLLGLDP, from the exons ATGGGGTTACGCGACGCATTGCT GACGGTGCTGATCGTGGCTATAGTTGCAAGCACCATTCAGCCATCGGCCGGTGCCACCGTTCCGTTGACATTGAAGTGCATGTTCAACGATCCAGACTGCATCATTACGAGAGCTTCCGTGCGCATTAGTGATGCTGGTCAGATGCCTACCTACCAGCTAAAGATGGATGGGTATGATGGACAGACACGCGTTGTGGTTTCATTTCCCGACAGCGTGCTGGAGTACATTCCTGGGTCGGTTTTTGCAACTCTGCCGAATATTACTACCATCCGTTTAATGGAGACACAGACGCGCATTCTGGACGAGAACGCCTTTCAAGGATTGGACAGTGTTTTGGGGATTACGATTATCAATAATCCACTGAAGGGGCTGCCGAAAAACATCTTCCGAGGATTGGATAAGCTGACTACACTAAGGCTGGACGGTCTCGGGCTCACTGCCGTTGCTCCCGAATGGTTCCGCGATCTTGGACAGCTAAGTTCCTTAATGCTAACTAAAAATCGTGTGCGCACGCTAGAGGCAACCGTGTTCCAGCATTGTCCGAAACTAGTTTCTCTCGAACTATCGATCAATGCTATCGAAAGTTTGCCAGCAACCGTGTTCGACACACTCAGTGCGATCGAATCCATCAATTTGGCGGACAATCGTTTGACCGAAGTGCATGAAAATTTGTTCGCCAACAACGGTGAGCTGCGAGCGGTAAATCTTAACAACAACTCACTCACGTACATTTCGCCCCTCTTGTTGCGAAACTTAACCAACCTGGAGGAGCTACATTTGCGCTGGAACCGTATCGAAGATTTTCAACTTCTTCTATTTCCCTCGATTGAACCGTTCGCGCTCGATCTGCGCAATAATGTGCTCGTTTACTTTGATCGTACCATGCTTACGGTGCTGGAAAATCTTCACAGCATCTGGCTGAGTGGTAATCGCATTACCGGCATTGCGCCCGATACGTTTCACGGTGCGGTCAACACCACGGTAATTGAGCTGGACGATAACTACCTGGAGGAGCTGCCGGTGGAGTTGCTGGCAGGGCTCACTCATTTGCAGACGTTTGCcgcaagcagcaacaaaataaaaaccgtcCCCGAGGAGCTATTTCTCGAGAATCTGGAGGTGGAACAGATACGGCTCGATAACAATTTCATCGAAACGTTACCGGGAAAGTTCCTGGCGGAATTACCCCTGCTCGATGTGCTACTACTCGACCGGAACAATCTCGTGGAGTTGCAGGAGGATGCTTTTGTGGATTGTCCCGTGCTGCGCGTATTGCGACTGGAACACAATCAGCTGAACACGGTACCGGTGCGTACATTTGCCAAACAGCAGCAAAGCCTCCAAATTCTCGATGTTAAGGGCAACCATTTGACGAGTGTTGAGTTTGTGAAGGGCTTACAGCAACTTAACAGGTTAGATTTGCAGGGAAACCAGCTGACCGAACTCCCGGGAGGCACGTTCGAGGGTACACCGGACATAACCGATCTGCAGCTGGCCCACAACAGTTTGTACCGCTTGACGAATGAAACTTTCACCGGTCTGAACAAGCTTCGTGTGCTGAATGTGTCGCACAATCTTATCCAATCGATTGATGTTGATACCTTCGAAGGTATGGCGGATTTGTACGAGTTATATCTTCACGATAACAAACTTAAAAGCTTACCGGAGGATGTATTCAAAGCATTGCCTTCACTGACAACACTTACGCTAGAAAACAATGAGCTGGAAGCAATTTCTGCAACACTGTTACAACGTCTCTCGGGACTTGCGGAACTCAGGCTGTCCAATAACCCGATCGCTAATGTTGAGGAACAATTTCTTCGCCGTAACTCTTACTTGCGACAGGTTTCGCTTAACGGGATACGCTTGCAGAGGATAAGCCCGAACCTGATACCGAGACCGATGATGTTGCGATTGCTGAGCCTGGAAAGGTGCTCCATCGTGGAGATTGATCCGGAAGCTTATCCGTTGTTTGGTTCGATCTTTCCGCTGGTATTAAATTTGCGTGGAAATGAACTAACGCTACTGCCGAAAGGTATATTCCGCATTGCTAATATGTTAACGGTACTGGATTTATCGTTAAATCGACTCACGGAGTTAAACCAGGATGCATTCACAAAGGAAAACTCGCTACTCGAACTCTCCCTGGAAGGGAACCGTATACAGCGGCTGAGGACAGGAGAGTTCCTCAAATTTCCCACCCTGAAGGTACTAAACCTAAGCAACAACTCGATCgaatcgattccggacggtACGTTTGAGGGGTTGGAAAACCTTAAGGTACTCGATTTGGGCTACAACAAGCTAACCCAGCTACCGACGACCATTTTTGTCAATTTGATTAACCTCCAAACCATCAGCCTTAATGCACTGGGCGTACAAACGCTGGACAGGGATTTGTTCATCTATCAACCAAACCTTCAGCAACTTTTCCTGCAGGATAATCAGCTACGCGAACTAGGCGCGGATTTGTTCCGCAAAAATTCCCATCTAAAGCAGCTTAACGTAGCAAACAATACGCTTGCCAGCTTCGAACTGCAGAACTACAAGCAGCTGAACGAATCGCTCCGTACGCTGGACGTGTCCGATAACCAGATCGAAACATTCATTGTGACGGAAGCATTAGAGGAATTGCGTGCGgcaagaaacaaaattgaacACTTCCTTTCAATGGCCGATGAGGAACCGACACTGGTTAATGTCGATCTGTCATCGAACCGACTTTCTTCCATCGAGTATATGGGCAACTTTAAACATCTCCAATCGTTGGACGTTTCCAACAATCCGCTCGACGAGTTAGATTTCACACATTTGGGATCGTTCTTTAATCTGACACATTTTAACGCTTCCTCCTTAGGCCTGGCATCGATTGATCTGCAAACGCACGGTATGTTGCTTCCTACACTGACCAGTCTGGATTTGTCCAACAATGGTGTGGAAAGTGTTTCGGTTGAGTTTTTAAACAGTTTCCCAAGGTTGATCAAGCTTTACCTACAAAACAATCCACTGCAGGGGTACGATTATTCGTTCTTCTTCGAAGCTCTACCGTCGTTGACTTTGCTCGGGTTGGatccataa